Genomic window (Amaranthus tricolor cultivar Red isolate AtriRed21 chromosome 7, ASM2621246v1, whole genome shotgun sequence):
TATCTCTAGCCAAGTAAAAACTACGTGAAGCATTGTCACATGATTCGTTGATCTCCTCGCGAATCGTAAATCGGAAAAAGCGAATTAtagtcggttttgggctatttttaggcAAATTGAGTgaatcacgaattcaaaaagtgaattagctagcaaattatgttacactgacaTGAAGGTAAACCGAAACTAACCTTAACCTCGGCCTTTTTGACAGTTTTAATCATATAACGATTATCTTGCGTTAGATAGAAGCAACTCCCGCTCTTTCCTGGGGATGAGAACTCTCTCAAAGCATCACTTCCACAAATAGCTACCATATACTCAGCTGGATCAATTCCAAATAGTGCTCTCAAATATCTTGACAACAAATTAAGCACCAACAAACACAAAGAAAACAATCAGCAAATAACACAAGGAAACTTGAGGTTTATAACATCAAACTACAACTCATTTACCTGAACACCATGGGACAATAATCTTTCCATCTAAAATCAACTGATTGATGTGGAGGTGTGTGTTTGGATCCTTCTGGAGGAAACCTAGTCCAAAATTTCTCTTTTGGCTCAAAATCGGAAGCCTTAAGGTCTCGAGTTTTTGATGCATGCTTCCCAACCGAATGCCTAAGATTATTTCAAATCATAACTTCAACCCACCATTCAATTCAACAAAACAACCCAGGAAACAAAGCAAACATGCTAATCAAGCTCAAAAACACTCATAAACAAATCATTAAAACGCTAATAAACCAATGCAACATGCTAATCAAgctcaaacaaattaaaaaacaaatcaaaaggATTATAAACCAATGCCATTGATCATATTACCTGATACCCAATTGCAAATTAAGCATAAGCTCATAATTCTTGTGCCCTCTCGAAATCGGCTGGCCAGGCTTCTTAATCTCATCACACCCACCTCCATACCAATAAGGAGTTGAACTTCCATTATTATGATTACCATATTGCCAATGCCTAGGACTTTGACTCCTACTCATGGAACCCTTAGGACTCTTCTTATGACTAGAAACCTTATACAATTTTGAAGCCTCAGAATTATCAATAATATCACAAGTAATATCCCCAGCATCTTCATCAGCTTCCCATATACAAATCCTAGGAAAATTTACCCCTCTATCAGAAACACTCATCCTTCCTTCAACTGATTCATTCCTATTAGCATTTGTTGGTACCAAATTCACTCCATTAACATCAACCACATTATCATTATGACTATCAATACTATTATCAGTACCATTGTTACCCCAATTTCCTGCATAAGTACTACCATCAGGTCTAGTAAAAACCCCAGCACCTTTAGGAATCCCATTTTCCCAATACCCTTCATACCTATTCCCATTTGCCCAAATCAAAATCCCTTTCCCAAAAATTACCCCCTTTTTCCATTCTCCAATATAGATATTCCCATTTCTCCAAACATATTTTCCTTCACCATCTTGCACATTATCTCTCCAATTTCCTTCATAATTATCCCCATTTGCATATAACTTCTCCCCTTTTCCATGCTTCTTATCTCCTTCCCACATTCCTCTATAGGTATCCCCATCTGTACCAGTAAATGTCCCAAACCCTTCCATTCTGCCCCCTTTAAATTCTCCCTCATAAGTTGCTCCTGAAGGCCATGAAAACCTACCTTTTCCAGTTGCTTTCCCTCTCTTCCATTCCCCCTCATACATACACCCATCTGACCATAAATACTTACCATTCCCATGAGGTACATTCCCCATAAAAGTCCCAGTATAATAATCCCCATTTGGTAAAGTCCTCTCAACATTTTCAACCTCTCCAGCCATTGAACTATTTGGTGAAATCATCATACTCTCCGGTGAAACTCGCCGGAGACTCACAGGAGAACGATTCCGATGAGTACCCATTTGAGATTGAGGAATTCCAAAGCTAGATTTCTCCTCTTCAGATGATGAaacttcttcttcctcctcctcttcctcttctgaAGATTGAGATTCAGAAAACTTAGTATTATTAGATGCACGAGAACAGAGGCTATAACTTCTTCTAAGAGTTTTCAACTTAAGGGTATCTTGCATTTTGTGTATAGGTGAAATTGGTTGATGTTGCTGAGCAGTAGTCATAGTTTCCGGTGATGGGTCACCGGAGATTCAAGCATTGTAGCAACAAAGTATAGTTGTTTGTTGTGTATGCTTTtgcttttttctttgttttgttttgaaaaatctttgtttaGGGTGTGGGATACTGTGCAAAAATGTTTGTTTTAGTataaattttcttctttttggaTTGGGATTATGACTGTTGTTGCTTTGAAGAATGGGATGAGAATCAGGAGACAGAGAGGACAAGAGATGATGGAATGGGAAAGTGTAAGAAAGAATGAGAGAGAATCAGAAAAGAAGTATGTGTTTGTCAAAGAGAGAGGGAGGGAAGTCATGAGGCCGGCCATATTCCAATTGCCAATTAACAAGTGAAGTTGTAATTCCGtaattcaaattatattttgataatatatattttttattaaacgaaaaattataaaaattatactccatattaaaaaaatagatttaaaaataacaaaataagatAGTATATTAATGAGTCTAGAAACAATAGCTCGTCTTATATCagatcgtctcaccatgagacgagtcCATATCATTAGTCTATTTCTTACATTGATTACATTAAGATtctaagtaattattttaaggttataagtaacagctagtcttttgagagaccgtctctttgagagacgtatctcaagtccaacccattaaagattaatgtttacttaccgtattcttaatacctatttacattatctataatgtttacttatcgtatccttaatgcatactttCAACATCTTACATGTCTATTTACATccttcttaatgcctatttacaatattctaaaaaatatatgatgagCCGGCTCAATTAGAGATGAGCCGgctcaattagagatggtctctcaaagagacc
Coding sequences:
- the LOC130818037 gene encoding phosphatidylinositol 4-phosphate 5-kinase 1-like isoform X2, with product MTTAQQHQPISPIHKMQDTLKLKTLRRSYSLCSRASNNTKFSESQSSEEEEEEEEEVSSSEEEKSSFGIPQSQMGTHRNRSPVSLRRVSPESMMISPNSSMAGEVENVERTLPNGDYYTGTFMGNVPHGNGKYLWSDGCMYEGEWKRGKATGKGRFSWPSGATYEGEFKGGRMEGFGTFTGTDGDTYRGMWEGDKKHGKGEKLYANGDNYEGNWRDNVQDGEGKYVWRNGNIYIGEWKKGVIFGKGILIWANGNRYEGYWENGIPKGAGVFTRPDGSTYAGNWGNNGTDNSIDSHNDNVVDVNGVNLVPTNANRNESVEGRMSVSDRGVNFPRICIWEADEDAGDITCDIIDNSEASKLYKVSSHKKSPKGSMSRSQSPRHWQYGNHNNGSSTPYWYGGGCDEIKKPGQPISRGHKNYELMLNLQLGIRHSVGKHASKTRDLKASDFEPKEKFWTRFPPEGSKHTPPHQSVDFRWKDYCPMVFRYLRALFGIDPAEYMVAICGSDALREFSSPGKSGSCFYLTQDNRYMIKTVKKAEVKLLIKMLPKYYDHVSKYKNTLVTKFFGVHCVKLKAVGSQKTRFIVMGNLFHSEYRIHKRFDLKGSSHGRSIDKPEGEIDETTTLKDLDLNFVFRLQHCWFQELMRQVDKDCEFLETEKIMDYSLLIGLHFRDDCLSNERGTSPTVRGMNQDKHSPGEYEILKQDINIIMEGKQIMGMSLSSLLICHVWLDFGLHT
- the LOC130818037 gene encoding phosphatidylinositol 4-phosphate 5-kinase 1-like isoform X1, with the translated sequence MTTAQQHQPISPIHKMQDTLKLKTLRRSYSLCSRASNNTKFSESQSSEEEEEEEEEVSSSEEEKSSFGIPQSQMGTHRNRSPVSLRRVSPESMMISPNSSMAGEVENVERTLPNGDYYTGTFMGNVPHGNGKYLWSDGCMYEGEWKRGKATGKGRFSWPSGATYEGEFKGGRMEGFGTFTGTDGDTYRGMWEGDKKHGKGEKLYANGDNYEGNWRDNVQDGEGKYVWRNGNIYIGEWKKGVIFGKGILIWANGNRYEGYWENGIPKGAGVFTRPDGSTYAGNWGNNGTDNSIDSHNDNVVDVNGVNLVPTNANRNESVEGRMSVSDRGVNFPRICIWEADEDAGDITCDIIDNSEASKLYKVSSHKKSPKGSMSRSQSPRHWQYGNHNNGSSTPYWYGGGCDEIKKPGQPISRGHKNYELMLNLQLGIRHSVGKHASKTRDLKASDFEPKEKFWTRFPPEGSKHTPPHQSVDFRWKDYCPMVFRYLRALFGIDPAEYMVAICGSDALREFSSPGKSGSCFYLTQDNRYMIKTVKKAEVKLLIKMLPKYYDHVSKYKNTLVTKFFGVHCVKLKAVGSQKTRFIVMGNLFHSEYRIHKRFDLKGSSHGRSIDKPEGEIDETTTLKDLDLNFVFRLQHCWFQELMRQVDKDCEFLETEKIMDYSLLIGLHFRDDCLSNERGTSPTVRGMNQDKHSPGEYEILKQDINIIMEGKRPFIRLGANMPARAERVLRIEYDQQPAGNGTPRSVGNGGEVFEVILYFGIIDILQDYDISKKLEHAYKSLQADPTSISAVDPKLYSKRFRDFMHRVFVEDD